The Bacteroidota bacterium genome window below encodes:
- a CDS encoding aldo/keto reductase has protein sequence MQTYIEIRSTKIPALGYGTFLLPGKECLDGVADALNIGYRHIDTAQAYKNEEEVGTAIKNTSVKRDEIFVTTKVTPRNFSVENFLPSVEESLQKLQMDSVDMLLLHWPSDDETNKIAVEQLAIAQQKGYAKLIGVSNFTLSQMYTALKQADICCSQVEYHPYFAQKKVLPYVHSHNMFLTAYRPLADGKILKDELIISLAEKCNHSPAQIVLRWFLQQKDVATIPKASDEKHRRDNFDIFDFELSDDDMKEITGLDTGKRMVDPPFAPKWDD, from the coding sequence ATGCAAACATATATTGAAATCCGTTCAACAAAAATTCCTGCATTAGGTTACGGTACGTTCCTTCTCCCGGGAAAAGAATGTCTCGACGGAGTTGCCGATGCATTGAACATTGGCTACCGGCATATCGACACTGCTCAGGCTTATAAAAACGAAGAAGAAGTTGGTACTGCTATAAAAAATACATCTGTTAAACGTGATGAAATATTTGTAACAACAAAAGTGACTCCGCGTAATTTTTCGGTTGAAAATTTTCTTCCTTCAGTAGAAGAAAGCCTTCAAAAATTGCAGATGGACTCTGTTGACATGCTGCTTCTTCACTGGCCATCGGATGATGAAACAAACAAAATAGCTGTCGAGCAGTTAGCAATAGCTCAGCAGAAGGGTTATGCAAAACTAATCGGGGTAAGCAATTTCACTCTAAGCCAGATGTATACTGCATTAAAGCAGGCAGATATCTGCTGCAGTCAGGTTGAGTATCATCCGTACTTCGCTCAGAAAAAAGTTCTTCCTTATGTTCATAGCCACAATATGTTTCTCACTGCATACAGACCTTTGGCTGATGGAAAAATTCTCAAAGATGAACTTATCATTTCATTGGCAGAAAAATGTAATCACTCTCCTGCACAGATTGTTTTACGATGGTTCCTTCAGCAGAAAGATGTTGCTACAATTCCGAAAGCTTCCGATGAAAAACATCGCAGAGATAATTTCGATATCTTTGATTTTGAACTAAGCGATGATGATATGAAAGAAATAACCGGACTTGATACAGGCAAGAGAATGGTTGACCCTCCTTTTGCTCCCAAGTGGGATGATTAA